The Chiloscyllium plagiosum isolate BGI_BamShark_2017 chromosome 42, ASM401019v2, whole genome shotgun sequence genome contains a region encoding:
- the LOC122542960 gene encoding phosphatidylinositide phosphatase SAC2-like, with protein MELFKSQAEYTLKGTDSYLSCSRSSGSMQIKAASDVDLSSAVCLGLVEGVVGKFQFQTNLECFLILIQQKGLVGTVPGSHKMYKITKVAVLPLAHTEPFGLKLEVNSQSWWGGGGG; from the exons ATGGAGCTGTTCAAGTCACAGGCCGAGTACACACTGAAGGGAACTGACAGCTACCTGTCCTGCAGCCGTTCCAGTGGGAGCATGCAAATCAAGGcag CTTCTGATGTGGACCTGTCCAGTGCGGTCTGTCTCGGCCTAGTGGAGGGTGTCGTGGGCAAGTTCCAGTTTCAGACAA ATTTGGAGTGCTTTCTGATCCTGATCCAGCAGAAAGGCTTGGTTGGCACGGTGCCAGGCAGCCACAAGATGTACAAGATTACCAAAGTGGCAGTTCTCCCTCTGGCCCACACTGAGCCTTTTGGCCTGAAACTTGAGGTAAATTCTCaaagttggtggggggggggggggggctga